A genomic stretch from Desulfohalobium retbaense DSM 5692 includes:
- a CDS encoding ABC transporter ATP-binding protein, whose product MNVAVKNVSFAYNGSNVVSDIDFSCASGELVALLGPNGAGKTSLLKCLNGIHHPNAGTILLDDTSLASLSAQAVARQVGYVSQHTETTPLSVFDAVLMGRKPHIRWRVSHQDTCIVDAALKRLGLASLRLRSLDQLSGGELQKVALARALVQEPHLLLLDEPISALDLKNQIELLRLVRRVVDEHRIAAVMSLHDINAALRHADRILFLKQGQCLALRAPQEITAGLLEKVYDIPVEIHCLNGSPTVVPARQ is encoded by the coding sequence ATGAACGTTGCTGTGAAAAATGTCAGCTTTGCCTACAACGGTTCCAATGTCGTCTCGGACATCGACTTCTCCTGCGCCAGCGGCGAATTGGTCGCCCTGCTGGGCCCGAATGGGGCCGGCAAGACCTCCCTTCTCAAATGCCTCAACGGCATCCACCACCCCAATGCCGGGACCATTTTGCTGGACGACACATCCCTGGCCTCCCTGTCCGCCCAAGCTGTGGCCCGCCAAGTGGGATATGTCTCCCAGCACACCGAAACGACCCCGTTGTCCGTGTTCGACGCTGTCTTGATGGGGCGCAAACCGCACATCCGCTGGCGGGTCAGCCACCAAGATACCTGTATCGTGGACGCTGCCCTGAAACGTCTGGGGCTCGCCTCTTTGCGCTTGCGCAGCCTTGATCAGCTCAGCGGCGGAGAGCTGCAGAAAGTTGCCCTGGCCAGGGCCCTGGTCCAGGAACCCCACCTCTTGCTCCTTGATGAACCCATCAGCGCCCTGGACCTCAAAAATCAAATCGAACTCCTGCGCCTGGTGCGCCGAGTCGTGGATGAACACCGCATCGCCGCAGTCATGAGCCTGCACGATATCAACGCCGCCCTGCGCCATGCCGACCGCATCCTGTTTCTCAAACAGGGGCAATGCCTTGCCTTGCGCGCCCCCCAGGAGATCACCGCAGGGTTGCTGGAAAAGGTCTACGATATTCCCGTGGAGATCCATTGCCTTAACGGCAGCCCCACTGTGGTCCCGGCCAGACAATGA
- a CDS encoding ABC transporter substrate-binding protein, translated as MRKMVLLLVAMTVTCTLALGTAWADKLEEIKERGYMVAGVKDAVVPFGYVDKDTNNIVGFDVDICKELADKLGVDLRLKPVTSSTRIPMLAQGSVDILAATMTHKFSREDSIDFSTTYFMTGQKLLVKKDSDISSTADLAGKKVGTAKGSTSEKNIKEAQPESRVLSFEGYPQAFLALRQGKVKAVTTDATILLGLKNSAPDPDKYAIVGEYISDEPYGLGVPENESNFRDFVNRSLAKMWVNGEYQEIYSKWFGKDTNYHLPLDWDMQPWPF; from the coding sequence ATGCGCAAGATGGTACTTTTGTTGGTGGCCATGACCGTCACCTGCACGTTGGCTCTGGGAACGGCTTGGGCCGACAAACTGGAAGAAATCAAAGAACGCGGCTACATGGTTGCCGGCGTCAAAGACGCTGTGGTCCCCTTCGGCTATGTGGACAAGGATACCAACAATATCGTTGGCTTTGATGTCGACATCTGCAAAGAACTCGCTGACAAACTCGGTGTGGACCTGCGACTCAAGCCCGTGACCTCCAGCACCCGGATCCCCATGTTGGCCCAGGGCTCGGTCGACATCCTGGCTGCAACCATGACCCACAAATTCAGCCGGGAAGATTCCATCGACTTCTCCACGACCTATTTCATGACCGGCCAGAAACTCCTGGTCAAAAAAGACTCCGACATTTCCTCCACTGCAGACCTGGCCGGCAAGAAAGTCGGGACCGCCAAGGGATCGACTTCGGAAAAGAACATCAAAGAGGCTCAGCCCGAGAGCCGCGTCCTGTCCTTTGAGGGCTATCCGCAGGCATTTCTCGCTCTGCGTCAGGGCAAGGTCAAAGCCGTGACCACGGATGCGACCATTCTGCTTGGATTGAAAAACTCCGCACCGGACCCGGACAAGTACGCCATCGTCGGTGAGTACATCTCCGATGAACCCTATGGTCTCGGCGTGCCTGAAAACGAATCCAACTTCCGGGACTTCGTGAACCGTTCCCTGGCTAAAATGTGGGTCAACGGAGAATACCAGGAAATCTATAGCAAATGGTTCGGTAAAGACACCAACTACCACCTGCCCCTGGATTGGGATATGCAGCCCTGGCCGTTCTAG
- a CDS encoding FmdE family protein → MPCTIDSARIEATIAFHGHWCPGVAIGIRAAESALRRFPEAADTDLVAVVETDMCGVDAIQFLTGCTLGKGNLIHRDYGKMAFSFFHRPSTDGIRVLLRRDARGEIGLKLDALQRQKQTTPLTPDQQAQESHLRQKLQDRFMTLSLNDLFEFQSPPSPMPRGPQIQESLTCAACGEAAMESRTRRCGGQTYCIPCFAAVDQKR, encoded by the coding sequence ATGCCCTGCACTATTGATAGCGCTCGAATAGAGGCGACAATCGCTTTCCACGGCCATTGGTGCCCTGGCGTGGCCATCGGCATCCGGGCGGCGGAGTCCGCCTTGCGCCGGTTTCCCGAAGCCGCGGACACGGATTTGGTCGCTGTGGTCGAAACGGACATGTGTGGTGTGGACGCCATCCAATTTTTAACCGGCTGCACCCTGGGCAAAGGCAATCTCATCCACCGTGATTACGGGAAAATGGCCTTCTCCTTTTTCCACCGCCCCAGCACTGACGGGATCCGGGTCCTGCTGCGCCGCGACGCCCGGGGAGAAATCGGGCTCAAGCTCGATGCCCTCCAACGGCAAAAGCAAACAACGCCCCTCACGCCCGACCAACAGGCCCAGGAATCCCACTTGCGCCAAAAATTGCAAGACCGTTTCATGACGCTCTCCCTAAACGACCTTTTCGAATTCCAATCCCCTCCAAGCCCAATGCCGCGCGGCCCGCAAATCCAGGAAAGTCTCACCTGCGCTGCCTGCGGTGAGGCCGCCATGGAAAGCCGGACCCGGCGCTGTGGCGGCCAAACCTATTGTATTCCCTGCTTTGCGGCCGTTGATCAGAAACGCTGA
- a CDS encoding murein hydrolase activator EnvC family protein has translation MRDTLVLNNPLLRCAFLVLVVLLGYWGTALPPGPACAQSPARSLEKDLSQTRNKAQKHRKALQSLTAKERRLYTDLAQTEKRIQKLRDRLSQQQKRLETLRKQQRRLSQETKGLQARQQAQEQALQKVLRELWPLHLARKYGGGMQTDSWAEADRHLTWLKTYYDQAEVHLMQLQRRAKAIAAKTEEHEALVQKTQSTVAELTQTRERLVEDRLTYLNRVRSIRSQRLAKEDQLAAIQETIDSLQYRLKSLKSKNFKDQKGYLPWPARGSVVQEFAPAADQPHRGIGLKVSSSTVKAVSWGKVVHNDQLRGFGHVVILLHQGGYYSLYAFLAQSDVRMGQQVEKGEIIGKPGYYPQADATGLYFELRFGQKAINPEVWLVSR, from the coding sequence ATGCGAGATACCCTTGTGCTGAACAACCCTCTTTTGCGCTGCGCCTTTTTGGTCCTTGTGGTCCTGCTGGGATATTGGGGAACGGCTCTGCCCCCAGGACCAGCTTGCGCCCAAAGCCCGGCCCGCAGCCTTGAAAAAGACCTCTCTCAAACCAGAAACAAAGCCCAGAAGCACCGCAAAGCCCTGCAAAGTCTGACGGCCAAGGAACGTCGCCTGTACACCGATCTGGCCCAAACCGAAAAACGGATCCAGAAACTTCGCGACCGGCTGTCTCAACAACAAAAGCGCCTGGAAACACTTCGCAAACAGCAGCGTCGCCTGAGCCAGGAGACCAAAGGACTGCAGGCCAGACAACAGGCCCAGGAACAGGCCCTGCAAAAGGTCCTGCGGGAATTGTGGCCGCTACACCTGGCCCGAAAATACGGTGGGGGAATGCAGACGGATTCCTGGGCCGAAGCCGACCGCCATCTGACGTGGTTGAAAACGTATTATGACCAGGCTGAAGTCCACCTCATGCAGTTGCAGCGCCGGGCAAAGGCCATCGCCGCCAAAACCGAGGAACACGAAGCATTGGTCCAAAAGACACAATCCACTGTCGCCGAGTTGACCCAAACCCGCGAACGCCTTGTTGAGGACCGTTTGACATATCTCAACCGCGTACGCTCCATCCGCTCACAACGGCTGGCCAAAGAGGACCAGCTGGCCGCGATCCAGGAAACCATCGATTCGTTGCAATACAGGCTCAAAAGCCTCAAATCCAAAAATTTCAAAGACCAGAAAGGATATCTCCCCTGGCCAGCACGGGGATCCGTGGTCCAGGAATTCGCCCCCGCCGCCGACCAACCGCACCGCGGGATCGGGCTGAAGGTTTCCTCCTCTACCGTCAAAGCGGTCAGTTGGGGCAAGGTGGTCCACAACGACCAATTGCGCGGATTCGGCCATGTGGTTATTCTTCTGCACCAGGGAGGATATTACTCCTTGTATGCCTTCCTGGCCCAAAGCGATGTGCGAATGGGGCAACAGGTTGAAAAAGGGGAGATTATCGGCAAACCCGGCTACTACCCCCAAGCCGACGCCACCGGATTGTATTTCGAATTGCGTTTTGGCCAGAAAGCCATTAATCCTGAGGTATGGCTTGTATCCCGGTGA
- a CDS encoding 50S ribosomal protein L11 methyltransferase, giving the protein MVLETTPQSPLVRITLQAPLGQMENIAALLAVYAPWGWEEGPTVHDRVLFTVHCDTPEQADRLVHSLRDSLPTLDADIAEDERQDWALSWRKFFQPLDIAETFLVLPSWERSHPALAERIPISIEPKMAFGSGHHATTALCLQALAKDRDSLPQFAPFLDLGTGSGILGIACAKCGLPGLGLDIDPVAVANARENLLLNETPGLSVAVGSLNALRKGTTFGLIIANILARPLQDMAAELIAHLRPGGRLILSGILATQAETVSRCYQECGLGPPTLLHQGEWVALYWPQVPGKPQG; this is encoded by the coding sequence GTGGTTCTTGAGACGACGCCCCAATCCCCCCTTGTGCGGATCACCCTCCAGGCCCCCTTGGGGCAAATGGAGAATATCGCTGCACTGTTGGCTGTCTACGCTCCCTGGGGATGGGAAGAAGGGCCTACGGTCCACGACCGGGTCCTCTTCACCGTCCATTGCGACACGCCTGAACAGGCCGACCGGCTGGTCCACTCCCTGCGGGACAGTTTGCCGACCCTGGACGCGGATATTGCTGAAGACGAACGCCAGGACTGGGCACTGTCCTGGCGTAAATTCTTCCAACCCCTGGATATTGCTGAAACATTCCTGGTTCTGCCGAGTTGGGAACGTTCCCACCCTGCGCTCGCCGAGCGGATCCCGATCTCCATTGAGCCCAAGATGGCCTTCGGTTCCGGCCACCACGCCACAACAGCCCTCTGCCTGCAGGCGCTGGCCAAGGACAGGGACTCCCTGCCCCAGTTCGCCCCGTTTCTCGACCTCGGTACGGGCTCGGGGATTCTGGGCATTGCCTGCGCCAAATGTGGCCTGCCCGGCCTCGGCCTGGACATCGATCCCGTGGCCGTGGCCAACGCACGGGAAAACCTGCTGCTGAACGAAACCCCGGGCCTCAGTGTGGCCGTTGGCAGCCTGAACGCACTGCGCAAAGGAACCACCTTTGGCCTGATTATCGCTAATATCCTTGCCAGACCGCTTCAGGACATGGCCGCCGAACTGATCGCTCACCTGCGACCCGGCGGACGCCTGATTCTCTCCGGGATTCTGGCCACGCAGGCCGAGACTGTTTCCAGATGCTATCAGGAATGCGGCCTGGGACCGCCCACACTCCTCCATCAGGGGGAATGGGTTGCTTTGTACTGGCCCCAAGTCCCCGGCAAGCCGCAGGGGTAA
- a CDS encoding amino acid ABC transporter permease — MNYQFDWKLVVSGEYGEWIIQGLITTLQISAVSIVLSLVVGTIIAVFRLSKVKPLEWFSLAYTEFFRNTPLLIQIFFWYFGSNSVLPQFVNEWLYEQNFEFAAGVIALTVYTSAFIAEEIRSGIFSIPKTQLESARASGLTFIQSMRFIILPQAYRIIIPPLISQFLNLTKNSSLVMTIGVMDLTYMARQIESYTFHGFEAFTVATVLYICISLVISFVVTMYNKHFLRTIQY; from the coding sequence GTGAACTATCAATTCGACTGGAAACTTGTCGTCTCCGGAGAATACGGAGAATGGATCATCCAGGGGCTGATCACGACCCTTCAGATCTCCGCGGTGTCCATTGTCCTCTCCCTTGTGGTCGGAACGATCATCGCCGTGTTCCGCCTTTCCAAGGTCAAGCCCCTGGAATGGTTCAGCTTGGCGTACACAGAATTTTTCCGCAATACACCGCTGCTCATCCAGATCTTTTTCTGGTACTTCGGCTCGAATTCCGTTTTGCCCCAATTCGTCAACGAGTGGCTGTACGAACAGAACTTTGAATTCGCCGCCGGCGTGATTGCCTTGACCGTGTACACCTCTGCGTTCATTGCCGAAGAAATTCGCTCCGGTATCTTTTCCATTCCCAAAACGCAGTTGGAATCCGCCCGGGCCAGCGGACTGACCTTTATCCAGTCTATGCGCTTTATCATTTTGCCCCAGGCGTACCGGATCATTATTCCCCCGCTGATTTCCCAATTTTTGAATCTGACCAAGAACTCCTCTCTGGTCATGACCATCGGCGTTATGGACCTGACCTACATGGCCCGGCAAATTGAATCATACACATTTCACGGCTTTGAAGCCTTTACCGTGGCCACGGTGCTCTACATCTGTATTTCACTTGTCATTTCCTTTGTCGTCACCATGTACAACAAGCACTTCCTGCGCACGATCCAATACTAA
- a CDS encoding amino acid ABC transporter permease — translation MDYFLIGPYPDGPLGGLAMSILLALGGIFGAFWVGLVFGLMRLSKKAIFRLPALVYIEIIRGTPLLMVIFWFYFLAPIAFGKPLPEAASALIAFIVFTSAYVAEIVRAGVQSLPKGQMEAARGSGLSHVQSMQYIILPQALRNMIPSFVNQFVSLTKDTSLAYIIGVNELTRTATQVNNRTLIAPTEIFITIALIYFVVCYVLTALSRKLERQMSRYQARGS, via the coding sequence ATGGACTACTTCCTCATCGGTCCCTACCCGGACGGACCGTTGGGCGGCCTAGCCATGTCCATTCTTTTGGCGCTCGGCGGTATCTTTGGAGCCTTTTGGGTCGGGCTTGTCTTTGGCTTAATGCGCTTGTCCAAAAAGGCCATCTTCCGGTTGCCTGCGCTCGTCTATATCGAAATCATTCGCGGCACGCCGCTGTTGATGGTCATTTTCTGGTTTTATTTCCTCGCCCCGATCGCTTTTGGCAAACCTCTGCCCGAGGCCGCTTCAGCCTTGATCGCCTTTATTGTCTTCACCAGTGCCTATGTGGCCGAGATCGTGCGCGCTGGGGTGCAAAGCCTGCCCAAAGGGCAGATGGAGGCCGCCCGGGGATCCGGACTCTCCCATGTCCAATCCATGCAGTACATCATCTTGCCGCAAGCCCTGCGCAATATGATTCCCTCGTTCGTCAATCAGTTTGTCAGTCTGACCAAGGATACGTCCCTGGCCTACATTATTGGCGTCAACGAATTGACCCGTACAGCGACGCAGGTCAACAACAGGACATTGATCGCGCCAACGGAAATATTCATCACGATCGCCCTGATCTACTTTGTCGTCTGTTATGTTCTTACGGCCCTGAGCCGCAAACTCGAACGTCAAATGTCCCGGTACCAGGCCCGTGGTTCTTGA
- a CDS encoding aspartate aminotransferase family protein has protein sequence MKTALQAFQDKEAQVLCTTYSRYPIAISSAAGSRLHTPDGQEYIDLLAGISVCNLGHCPPELTRTLSEQAGRLVHVSNLFYQHEQLELAEKLTATCSLDRAFFANSGAEANEAAIKLARRYMQKVRHSQAHEVITLTGSFHGRTLATLTATGQDKIKEGFAPLPEGFRSVPPNDLAALEAAVTEQTAGVLLEIVQGEGGVQPLPAGYLQSVQELCRRKSILFMVDEVQTGLGRTGRMWAHQHFDLTPDVLTCAKALANGLPMGAMLCSQEAARAFDAGAHATTFGGGALVSAVATKVLEILQRDKLVERSAHEGARLKDQLLELQNALPEQIKEVRGLGLMLGIELAFPGKPIWEALLAKGYVCNLTQGSTLRLLPPLTTDRADLDGFVQTLETLLTEGQGTDPY, from the coding sequence ATGAAAACCGCCCTCCAAGCCTTTCAAGACAAGGAGGCCCAGGTGCTGTGCACGACCTATAGCCGCTACCCGATTGCCATCTCGTCCGCCGCAGGCTCTCGACTGCACACTCCCGACGGGCAGGAATATATCGATCTCTTGGCCGGCATCTCGGTCTGCAACCTCGGCCATTGCCCCCCTGAACTGACCCGGACGCTGAGCGAACAGGCCGGTCGACTGGTGCATGTCAGTAATCTCTTTTACCAGCACGAGCAGCTCGAGCTGGCCGAAAAATTGACCGCCACCTGCAGCCTGGATAGGGCCTTTTTCGCCAATTCGGGGGCTGAAGCCAATGAGGCAGCCATCAAGCTCGCTCGCCGGTATATGCAAAAAGTCCGGCACTCACAGGCCCATGAGGTCATTACCCTGACCGGCTCCTTCCACGGCCGGACGCTGGCCACCTTGACCGCCACCGGCCAAGACAAGATCAAAGAGGGGTTTGCCCCTTTGCCCGAAGGGTTTCGTAGCGTCCCCCCCAATGACCTCGCCGCCCTGGAGGCAGCGGTCACGGAGCAGACGGCAGGGGTCTTGCTAGAAATCGTTCAGGGCGAAGGCGGAGTACAACCGCTTCCCGCCGGATATCTCCAAAGCGTTCAGGAACTTTGCCGGCGCAAAAGCATCCTGTTCATGGTCGACGAGGTCCAGACCGGCCTCGGCCGCACCGGCCGGATGTGGGCCCACCAGCATTTCGACCTCACCCCTGATGTCCTGACCTGTGCCAAAGCCTTGGCCAACGGGCTGCCGATGGGCGCCATGCTCTGCAGTCAGGAAGCAGCGCGGGCCTTTGATGCTGGCGCCCACGCCACCACCTTTGGAGGAGGCGCTCTTGTCTCGGCCGTAGCCACCAAGGTCCTGGAGATCCTCCAGCGCGACAAATTGGTGGAACGCAGCGCCCACGAAGGGGCACGACTGAAAGATCAACTCCTGGAACTCCAAAACGCCCTGCCCGAGCAGATCAAAGAAGTCCGGGGACTGGGATTGATGCTCGGAATCGAACTCGCTTTCCCCGGCAAGCCCATTTGGGAAGCGCTGCTGGCCAAGGGATATGTCTGCAATCTGACCCAGGGCTCGACCTTGCGACTTCTGCCCCCTCTGACCACGGATCGTGCTGATCTGGACGGTTTTGTTCAGACCCTGGAAACACTCCTCACAGAGGGACAAGGGACAGATCCGTATTGA
- a CDS encoding amino acid ABC transporter ATP-binding protein gives MALIEFKDVHKWFGDFHVIKGVNETVERGEVLVICGPSGSGKSTLIRCVNRLEDIGKGEIIFEGRDIARRDVDLNKLRSEIGIVFQQFNLYPHLSVLKNVTLAPIKVKKQPAQEAEKLGLELLDRVGIRNQAHKYPVELSGGQQQRVAIARALAMRPTVMLFDEPTSALDPEMINEVLNVMKDLAREGMTMLCVTHEMGFAREVADRVIFMDEGSVVEEGTPEHFFTNPQHERTKAFLREIL, from the coding sequence ATGGCCCTGATTGAATTCAAAGACGTACACAAATGGTTTGGCGATTTCCATGTCATCAAGGGAGTCAATGAAACGGTTGAACGCGGTGAGGTGCTGGTCATTTGCGGCCCCAGCGGCTCCGGCAAATCGACGCTGATCCGCTGTGTCAACCGCCTTGAGGATATTGGCAAGGGCGAGATCATCTTTGAAGGGCGCGATATTGCCCGGCGCGACGTGGATCTGAACAAACTCCGCTCCGAAATCGGCATCGTTTTCCAGCAATTCAACCTCTATCCCCACCTCTCCGTGCTGAAAAACGTCACCCTGGCGCCGATCAAAGTCAAAAAACAGCCCGCCCAGGAGGCCGAGAAACTCGGTCTGGAATTATTGGATCGCGTCGGCATCCGCAATCAGGCCCATAAATATCCCGTCGAACTCTCCGGCGGACAGCAGCAACGGGTGGCCATCGCCCGGGCCCTGGCCATGCGCCCGACGGTCATGCTTTTTGACGAGCCCACATCCGCGCTCGATCCGGAAATGATTAATGAAGTGCTCAATGTCATGAAAGACCTCGCCCGCGAGGGAATGACCATGCTCTGCGTGACGCACGAAATGGGCTTCGCCCGCGAGGTCGCCGACAGGGTCATTTTCATGGACGAAGGCAGTGTCGTTGAAGAGGGCACGCCGGAACACTTCTTTACCAATCCTCAGCACGAGCGGACCAAGGCATTCTTACGGGAAATCCTGTAA
- a CDS encoding FecCD family ABC transporter permease: MHFADGTVPADYRHYIRRKILFLVAVTTLLGLGIITALGQGAASIPFSEVLRTLVGFSTQPRQELIIWNIRLPLVLTACVAGAGLSIAGAAMQAILRNPLGSPFTLGISHAAAFGAALAVMLLGATGMQNTEIAGLGMAGSTWITVAAFVASLAAAGVILLVSRLRGSTPETMVLTGVALGALFTAGTMFLQFFADDMELAAMVFWTFGDTARATWGELGGLTAVTVVGSLYFCSNSWNYNAIEAGESTARGLGVKVGRTRLVGMVVATLVTAMIIAFLGIIGFVGLVVPHMVRRCIGADHRFLLPASLLAGALLLLASDTVARLLLSPQVLPVSVLTAFLGAPVFVGLIIRGKRI, encoded by the coding sequence ATGCATTTTGCCGACGGCACGGTCCCGGCTGACTACCGGCACTATATCAGACGGAAAATCCTTTTTTTGGTTGCTGTCACAACTCTTCTGGGCCTGGGGATTATTACCGCCCTTGGGCAAGGCGCAGCCTCTATCCCCTTTTCCGAAGTCCTTCGCACCCTTGTTGGATTTTCGACCCAGCCGAGGCAGGAACTCATCATCTGGAACATCCGTCTTCCTCTGGTGCTGACCGCTTGCGTGGCTGGGGCCGGGCTCTCCATAGCCGGAGCGGCCATGCAAGCCATCCTGCGCAACCCCCTGGGATCGCCTTTTACCTTGGGAATTTCCCACGCCGCCGCTTTTGGAGCTGCCCTGGCGGTGATGCTGCTGGGGGCCACCGGCATGCAAAACACCGAAATTGCCGGACTGGGCATGGCCGGATCCACCTGGATCACTGTGGCGGCTTTTGTGGCGAGCCTGGCCGCAGCTGGCGTCATTTTGCTTGTCTCCCGCCTGCGGGGCTCCACCCCGGAAACCATGGTCTTGACCGGGGTGGCCCTGGGCGCTCTGTTTACCGCCGGGACCATGTTTCTCCAATTCTTTGCCGACGACATGGAACTCGCAGCCATGGTCTTTTGGACCTTCGGGGACACGGCCCGGGCGACGTGGGGAGAACTCGGCGGACTTACCGCCGTCACCGTTGTGGGCAGTCTCTATTTTTGCAGTAACAGCTGGAATTACAATGCCATCGAAGCCGGGGAGAGCACGGCGAGAGGGTTAGGGGTCAAGGTAGGCCGAACGCGATTGGTAGGCATGGTCGTGGCCACATTGGTCACAGCCATGATCATCGCCTTTCTGGGGATCATTGGCTTCGTCGGCCTGGTGGTGCCCCACATGGTCCGGCGCTGCATCGGGGCCGACCACCGTTTTCTGCTCCCGGCGAGTCTGCTCGCCGGGGCGCTGCTTCTTTTGGCCTCGGACACCGTGGCCCGGCTGCTTCTCTCCCCGCAGGTGCTTCCGGTTTCCGTGCTGACCGCCTTTTTGGGAGCGCCGGTGTTTGTAGGACTTATTATCCGGGGGAAACGGATATGA
- a CDS encoding endonuclease III domain-containing protein, whose product MQSRQTYLLNMHAAMLDALGPSHWWPGETPFEIVLGAILTQNTNWENVRRALNALRAQNLLSAPALAALDTEELAALIRPAGYYRVKAGRIKNFLRFFEHEAGFDFTVLQALPTPEIRERLLGVNGIGPETADSIALYALDKPTFVVDTYTARIFGRHGQIPEEISYADLQAYFTEALPEDTALFNEFHAQIVRVGKHWCKKKQPQCHRCPLEPFLPL is encoded by the coding sequence ATGCAATCACGACAGACCTACCTGCTCAATATGCACGCCGCCATGCTGGATGCATTGGGACCCAGTCATTGGTGGCCCGGGGAAACCCCGTTTGAAATCGTGCTTGGGGCCATTTTGACCCAAAACACGAATTGGGAAAATGTCCGCCGTGCACTCAACGCACTCCGGGCCCAAAATCTCCTGTCAGCTCCGGCTCTGGCGGCTCTGGACACGGAAGAACTCGCCGCCTTGATCAGGCCGGCGGGCTATTATCGGGTCAAAGCCGGACGCATCAAGAACTTTCTCCGTTTCTTCGAACACGAAGCCGGGTTCGATTTTACAGTCCTGCAAGCCTTGCCGACACCGGAAATTCGGGAAAGACTGCTCGGCGTCAACGGAATCGGTCCGGAAACGGCCGACAGCATTGCCCTGTACGCTTTGGACAAACCGACATTCGTCGTTGATACGTACACGGCCCGTATTTTCGGCCGGCACGGTCAAATCCCTGAAGAGATTTCCTACGCCGACCTCCAGGCCTACTTTACTGAGGCCCTGCCCGAGGACACCGCCCTTTTCAATGAATTCCACGCCCAGATCGTGCGTGTCGGCAAACACTGGTGCAAGAAGAAACAGCCGCAATGCCACAGATGCCCACTGGAACCGTTTCTTCCCCTCTGA